In the genome of Oncorhynchus mykiss isolate Arlee chromosome 18, USDA_OmykA_1.1, whole genome shotgun sequence, one region contains:
- the LOC110495498 gene encoding sentrin-specific protease 7-like isoform X3, producing the protein MAVPFKIPKRKQPSEADNMHMQSPLSRLRDTSSPFETSWCNGSSNGKRPEQVGSLNGHIPRAGKQSTPNRLLLRDVCEARLGPGQSDKWTSSQSTGFQRPAQTPEHHPPSRTPHIQSSPVTSSSTHKAEQRLPAASPPCFKNGWRPKRASDTLCRDKNQETGCVSPLLKTRRAEFSGDSQMSVRCSPVQSEQDSASEPSPEREVDSSSKTDDRLSVSPGDSTWRRHDSGMNGSPPQNTEKEGKGSSGSLQKQIKRTSGSPGTGPRGSVPVPAGHRSQSPDSDDPPDRPLMSGARGASTGSPRHPLSAVASVTQATQEKRFSFSRPPLRANLTDRESRPPLRANLTDRESRPPLRANLTDRESRPPLRANLTERERRPPTKCLSLHLRLRRPKPTSTEPIVLSSEDEEDMDDEEECPRLKTPQQSPRQGQPTPEEHVPKQAVVGEKVTGSQSVSEHQPGSTQPLPPIMELSFSTLHAGVVRAQANGNLVVTDDGITLPLKDSRVSSEEEGGLSVSLVASQLRGYAVWDGGLAQDGSLFQGCPGRAAPSLLFLWVSEAQANLVQTELSALHPVTLPGQACPFLLLVLREQLGDLQAALLASMLDVEAFRQGRSYDLKSPLSWADGLALIHSCPQDAHLLTLLGQSLLADPSLGTAKGSPSRTRGNHRSREPYSRLKGLLPTRLIQYPPLPSKGGITVTTEDLDCLDSGQFLNDVIIDFYLKYLLLERAPGPLAERCHVFSSFFYKQLTRRDTSLEEEAAIPARDRRHQRVRTWTRHVDIFNKDYLFVPVNHKAHWYLVVICFPGLEQAQHEEWSGLAGVEANGGKRKCQPQASTGPSPEASNPKLQNGAGGTGGDSGKPTLRTHNPPACTQDGCQRETIIKKPCILIMDSLKISYHESIYKLLRDYLHVEWEVRRGTRRDFTVDSMKASHCTVPLQNNSSDCGLYLLQYVESFLQNPVVHFDLPLRLERWFPRQQVWRKREEIRSLVMELHGRQGNGGSSCR; encoded by the exons ATGGCAGTTCCCTTCAAAATCCCCAAGAGAAAACAGCCATCAGAAGCTGACAACATGCACATGCAGTCCCCTCTCTCACGTCTCCGGGATACCTCCAGCCCATTCGAG ACAAGCTGGTGCAATGGCTCTTCAAATGGAAAAAGGCCTGAACAGGTTGGCTCTCTGAATGGACACATCCCCAGAGCAGGGAAACAGAG caCTCCTAACCGGCTACTTCTGAGGGATGTCTGTGAAGCGCGTCTTGGACCTGGCCAATCGGACAAATGGACCTCCAGCCAGTCAACAGGCTTCCAGAGACCAGCTCAGACCCCAGAACATCATCCACCGTCCAGAACACCTCACATCCAATCAAGCCCTgtgacatcatcatcaacacacaaAGCTGAACAAAGACTCCCAGCAGCCTCTCCTCCCTGCTTCAAAAATGG ATGGCGCCCTAAGAGGGCATCAGACACACTGTGTCGGGACAAGAATCAAGAGACTGGGTGTGTGTCGCCACTGCTCAAGACGCGCCGTGCAGAGTTCAGTG GAGATTCCCAAATGTCTGTGAGATGCAGCCCAGTGCAGTCGGAGCAGGATTCTGCATCAGAACCATCTCCAGAAAGAGAGGTGGACAGTTCCTCAAAGACGGACGAcaggctctctgtctccccaggaGACTCAACATGGAGGAGACATGACTCTGGGATGAATGGATCTCCTCCACAAAACACAGAG aaggaggggaagggaagTTCAGGATCACTGCAGAAACAGATCAAGAGGACTAGTGGTTCACCAGGGACGGGCCCCAGGGGAAGTGTCCCTGTCCCAGCAGGCCACCGAAGCCAGAGCCCAGATAGTGACGACCCTCCCGACCGCCCCTTGATGTCAGGGGCCAGAGGTGCATCCACAGGGTCCCCGAGACACCCCCTCTCCGCTGTGGCTTCAGTGACCCAGGCCACACAGGAGAAACGGTTTTCCTTTAGCAGGCCTCCCCTACGGGCTAAcctcacagacagagagagcagacctCCCCTCCGGGCTAAcctcacagacagagagagcaggccTCCCCTCCGGGCTAAcctcacagacagagagagcag gccTCCCCTACGGGCtaacctcacagagagagagaggaggcctccAACCaagtgtctctccctccatctcaggCTGAGGAGGCCCAAGCCCACTTCCACAGAACCTA ttgtGCTTTCcagtgaggatgaggaggacatGGATGATGAAGAAGAGTGCCCCAGGCTGAAGACCCCACAACAGAGCCCCAGGCAAGGCCAACCCACCCCAGAGGAACATGTACCCAAACAG GCTGTGGTTGGAGAGAAGGTCACAGGGTCACAGAGCGTATCGGAGCACCAACCTGGCAGCACACAGCCACTGCCTCCTATCATGGAACTGTCCTTCTCTACACTGCACGCTGGGGTGGTCCGAGCGCAGGCCAATGGAAACCTGGTG GTAACAGATGATGGCATCACTCTACCGCTGAAAG ATTCCAGGGTGTCATCCGAGGAGGAGGGGGGACTGTCGGTGAGCCTGGTGGCGTCCCAGCTCAGAGGGTACGCGGTGTGGGACGGGGGTCTAGCGCAAGACGGGAGTCTCTTCCAGGGTTGTCCCGGCCGAGCGGCCCCCTCCCTGCTCTTCCTCTGGGTGTCTGAGGCCCAGGCCAACCTGGTACAGACAGAGCTCTCAGCCCTCCACCCCGTTACACTGCCTG GTCAGGCCTGTCCATTCCTCCTCCTGGTCCTAAGAGAACAGCTAGGTGATCTGCAGGCTGCTCTGCTAGCCTCCATGCTGGATGTAGAGGCCTTCCGTCAGGGCCGCTCCTACGACCTGAAGAGTCCCCTGTCCTGGGCAGACGGCCTGGCACTGATACACAGCTGTCCCCAGGACGCCCACCTCCTCACCCTGCTGGGGCAGAGCCTGCTGGCAGACCCCAGCCTGGGGACAGCAAAG GGGAGCCCCAGTCGGACCAGAGGGAACCACAGAAGCAGAGAGCCTTACTCCAGACTCAAGGGCCTGCTGCCCACCAG GTTGATCCAGTACCCACCACTCCCTTCTAAAGGAGGAATCACCGTGACAACAGAGGACCTAGACTGTCTGGACAGTGGCCAGTTCCTCAATGATGTCATCATCGACTTCTACCTTAA GTATCTTCTCCTGGAGCGGGCCCCGGGGCCCCTGGCAGAGAGATGTCATGTCTTCAGCAGCTTCTTCTACAAGCAGCTGACCCGCCGGGACACGTCCCTGGAGGAGGAGGCTGCCATTCC aGCCAGGGACAGGAGACACCAGAGGGTGAGGACGTGGACCCGCCATGTTGACATCTTCAACAAGGACTACCTGTTTGTGCCGGTCAATCACAA AGCCCACTGGTACCTTGTGGTGATCTGTTTCCCTGGCCTGGAGCAGGCCCAGCATGAGGAGTGGTCTGGCCTAGCTGGAGTGGAGGCCAATGGGGGGAAGAGGAAATGCCAGCCCCAGGCTTCAACTGGGCCTTCTCCAGAAGCCAGCAACCCCAAACTGCAGAACGGAGCAG GTGGAACAGGTGGAGACAGTGGGAAACCTACATTGAGGACCCACAACCCACCA GCGTGTACCCAAGATGGTTGTCAGAGGGAGACCATCATTAAGAA ACCCTGCATTCTCATCATGGACTCCCTGAAGATCTCTTACCATGAGAGCATCTATAAGCTCTTGCGGGA TTACCTACATGTAGAGTGGGAGGTGCGTAGAGGAACACGCAGAGACTTCACTGTAGACAGTATGAAGGCTTCCCACTGTACAGTCCCTCTACAGAACAACAGCAGCGACTGTGGCCTCTACCTCCTGCAGTACGTGGAGAGCTTTCTGCAG AACCCAGTGGTGCACTTTGACCTCCCCCTGCGTTTGGAG
- the LOC110495498 gene encoding sentrin-specific protease 7-like isoform X2: MAVPFKIPKRKQPSEADNMHMQSPLSRLRDTSSPFETSWCNGSSNGKRPEQVGSLNGHIPRAGKQSTPNRLLLRDVCEARLGPGQSDKWTSSQSTGFQRPAQTPEHHPPSRTPHIQSSPVTSSSTHKAEQRLPAASPPCFKNGWRPKRASDTLCRDKNQETGCVSPLLKTRRAEFSGDSQMSVRCSPVQSEQDSASEPSPEREVDSSSKTDDRLSVSPGDSTWRRHDSGMNGSPPQNTEEGKGSSGSLQKQIKRTSGSPGTGPRGSVPVPAGHRSQSPDSDDPPDRPLMSGARGASTGSPRHPLSAVASVTQATQEKRFSFSRPPLRANLTDRESRPPLRANLTDRESRPPLRANLTDRESRPPLRANLTDRESRPPLRANLTERERRPPTKCLSLHLRLRRPKPTSTEPIVLSSEDEEDMDDEEECPRLKTPQQSPRQGQPTPEEHVPKQAVVGEKVTGSQSVSEHQPGSTQPLPPIMELSFSTLHAGVVRAQANGNLVVTDDGITLPLKDSRVSSEEEGGLSVSLVASQLRGYAVWDGGLAQDGSLFQGCPGRAAPSLLFLWVSEAQANLVQTELSALHPVTLPGQACPFLLLVLREQLGDLQAALLASMLDVEAFRQGRSYDLKSPLSWADGLALIHSCPQDAHLLTLLGQSLLADPSLGTAKGSPSRTRGNHRSREPYSRLKGLLPTRLIQYPPLPSKGGITVTTEDLDCLDSGQFLNDVIIDFYLKYLLLERAPGPLAERCHVFSSFFYKQLTRRDTSLEEEAAIPARDRRHQRVRTWTRHVDIFNKDYLFVPVNHKAHWYLVVICFPGLEQAQHEEWSGLAGVEANGGKRKCQPQASTGPSPEASNPKLQNGAGGTGGDSGKPTLRTHNPPACTQDGCQRETIIKKPCILIMDSLKISYHESIYKLLRDYLHVEWEVRRGTRRDFTVDSMKASHCTVPLQNNSSDCGLYLLQYVESFLQNPVVHFDLPLRLERWFPRQQVWRKREEIRSLVMELHGRQGNGGSSCR, from the exons ATGGCAGTTCCCTTCAAAATCCCCAAGAGAAAACAGCCATCAGAAGCTGACAACATGCACATGCAGTCCCCTCTCTCACGTCTCCGGGATACCTCCAGCCCATTCGAG ACAAGCTGGTGCAATGGCTCTTCAAATGGAAAAAGGCCTGAACAGGTTGGCTCTCTGAATGGACACATCCCCAGAGCAGGGAAACAGAG caCTCCTAACCGGCTACTTCTGAGGGATGTCTGTGAAGCGCGTCTTGGACCTGGCCAATCGGACAAATGGACCTCCAGCCAGTCAACAGGCTTCCAGAGACCAGCTCAGACCCCAGAACATCATCCACCGTCCAGAACACCTCACATCCAATCAAGCCCTgtgacatcatcatcaacacacaaAGCTGAACAAAGACTCCCAGCAGCCTCTCCTCCCTGCTTCAAAAATGG ATGGCGCCCTAAGAGGGCATCAGACACACTGTGTCGGGACAAGAATCAAGAGACTGGGTGTGTGTCGCCACTGCTCAAGACGCGCCGTGCAGAGTTCAGTG GAGATTCCCAAATGTCTGTGAGATGCAGCCCAGTGCAGTCGGAGCAGGATTCTGCATCAGAACCATCTCCAGAAAGAGAGGTGGACAGTTCCTCAAAGACGGACGAcaggctctctgtctccccaggaGACTCAACATGGAGGAGACATGACTCTGGGATGAATGGATCTCCTCCACAAAACACAGAG gaggggaagggaagTTCAGGATCACTGCAGAAACAGATCAAGAGGACTAGTGGTTCACCAGGGACGGGCCCCAGGGGAAGTGTCCCTGTCCCAGCAGGCCACCGAAGCCAGAGCCCAGATAGTGACGACCCTCCCGACCGCCCCTTGATGTCAGGGGCCAGAGGTGCATCCACAGGGTCCCCGAGACACCCCCTCTCCGCTGTGGCTTCAGTGACCCAGGCCACACAGGAGAAACGGTTTTCCTTTAGCAGGCCTCCCCTACGGGCTAAcctcacagacagagagagcagacctCCCCTCCGGGCTAAcctcacagacagagagagcaggccTCCCCTCCGGGCTAAcctcacagacagagagagcaggccTCCCCTCCGGGCTAAcctcacagacagagagagcaggccTCCCCTACGGGCtaacctcacagagagagagaggaggcctccAACCaagtgtctctccctccatctcaggCTGAGGAGGCCCAAGCCCACTTCCACAGAACCTA ttgtGCTTTCcagtgaggatgaggaggacatGGATGATGAAGAAGAGTGCCCCAGGCTGAAGACCCCACAACAGAGCCCCAGGCAAGGCCAACCCACCCCAGAGGAACATGTACCCAAACAG GCTGTGGTTGGAGAGAAGGTCACAGGGTCACAGAGCGTATCGGAGCACCAACCTGGCAGCACACAGCCACTGCCTCCTATCATGGAACTGTCCTTCTCTACACTGCACGCTGGGGTGGTCCGAGCGCAGGCCAATGGAAACCTGGTG GTAACAGATGATGGCATCACTCTACCGCTGAAAG ATTCCAGGGTGTCATCCGAGGAGGAGGGGGGACTGTCGGTGAGCCTGGTGGCGTCCCAGCTCAGAGGGTACGCGGTGTGGGACGGGGGTCTAGCGCAAGACGGGAGTCTCTTCCAGGGTTGTCCCGGCCGAGCGGCCCCCTCCCTGCTCTTCCTCTGGGTGTCTGAGGCCCAGGCCAACCTGGTACAGACAGAGCTCTCAGCCCTCCACCCCGTTACACTGCCTG GTCAGGCCTGTCCATTCCTCCTCCTGGTCCTAAGAGAACAGCTAGGTGATCTGCAGGCTGCTCTGCTAGCCTCCATGCTGGATGTAGAGGCCTTCCGTCAGGGCCGCTCCTACGACCTGAAGAGTCCCCTGTCCTGGGCAGACGGCCTGGCACTGATACACAGCTGTCCCCAGGACGCCCACCTCCTCACCCTGCTGGGGCAGAGCCTGCTGGCAGACCCCAGCCTGGGGACAGCAAAG GGGAGCCCCAGTCGGACCAGAGGGAACCACAGAAGCAGAGAGCCTTACTCCAGACTCAAGGGCCTGCTGCCCACCAG GTTGATCCAGTACCCACCACTCCCTTCTAAAGGAGGAATCACCGTGACAACAGAGGACCTAGACTGTCTGGACAGTGGCCAGTTCCTCAATGATGTCATCATCGACTTCTACCTTAA GTATCTTCTCCTGGAGCGGGCCCCGGGGCCCCTGGCAGAGAGATGTCATGTCTTCAGCAGCTTCTTCTACAAGCAGCTGACCCGCCGGGACACGTCCCTGGAGGAGGAGGCTGCCATTCC aGCCAGGGACAGGAGACACCAGAGGGTGAGGACGTGGACCCGCCATGTTGACATCTTCAACAAGGACTACCTGTTTGTGCCGGTCAATCACAA AGCCCACTGGTACCTTGTGGTGATCTGTTTCCCTGGCCTGGAGCAGGCCCAGCATGAGGAGTGGTCTGGCCTAGCTGGAGTGGAGGCCAATGGGGGGAAGAGGAAATGCCAGCCCCAGGCTTCAACTGGGCCTTCTCCAGAAGCCAGCAACCCCAAACTGCAGAACGGAGCAG GTGGAACAGGTGGAGACAGTGGGAAACCTACATTGAGGACCCACAACCCACCA GCGTGTACCCAAGATGGTTGTCAGAGGGAGACCATCATTAAGAA ACCCTGCATTCTCATCATGGACTCCCTGAAGATCTCTTACCATGAGAGCATCTATAAGCTCTTGCGGGA TTACCTACATGTAGAGTGGGAGGTGCGTAGAGGAACACGCAGAGACTTCACTGTAGACAGTATGAAGGCTTCCCACTGTACAGTCCCTCTACAGAACAACAGCAGCGACTGTGGCCTCTACCTCCTGCAGTACGTGGAGAGCTTTCTGCAG AACCCAGTGGTGCACTTTGACCTCCCCCTGCGTTTGGAG
- the LOC110495498 gene encoding sentrin-specific protease 7-like isoform X1, whose amino-acid sequence MAVPFKIPKRKQPSEADNMHMQSPLSRLRDTSSPFETSWCNGSSNGKRPEQVGSLNGHIPRAGKQSTPNRLLLRDVCEARLGPGQSDKWTSSQSTGFQRPAQTPEHHPPSRTPHIQSSPVTSSSTHKAEQRLPAASPPCFKNGWRPKRASDTLCRDKNQETGCVSPLLKTRRAEFSGDSQMSVRCSPVQSEQDSASEPSPEREVDSSSKTDDRLSVSPGDSTWRRHDSGMNGSPPQNTEKEGKGSSGSLQKQIKRTSGSPGTGPRGSVPVPAGHRSQSPDSDDPPDRPLMSGARGASTGSPRHPLSAVASVTQATQEKRFSFSRPPLRANLTDRESRPPLRANLTDRESRPPLRANLTDRESRPPLRANLTDRESRPPLRANLTERERRPPTKCLSLHLRLRRPKPTSTEPIVLSSEDEEDMDDEEECPRLKTPQQSPRQGQPTPEEHVPKQAVVGEKVTGSQSVSEHQPGSTQPLPPIMELSFSTLHAGVVRAQANGNLVVTDDGITLPLKDSRVSSEEEGGLSVSLVASQLRGYAVWDGGLAQDGSLFQGCPGRAAPSLLFLWVSEAQANLVQTELSALHPVTLPGQACPFLLLVLREQLGDLQAALLASMLDVEAFRQGRSYDLKSPLSWADGLALIHSCPQDAHLLTLLGQSLLADPSLGTAKGSPSRTRGNHRSREPYSRLKGLLPTRLIQYPPLPSKGGITVTTEDLDCLDSGQFLNDVIIDFYLKYLLLERAPGPLAERCHVFSSFFYKQLTRRDTSLEEEAAIPARDRRHQRVRTWTRHVDIFNKDYLFVPVNHKAHWYLVVICFPGLEQAQHEEWSGLAGVEANGGKRKCQPQASTGPSPEASNPKLQNGAGGTGGDSGKPTLRTHNPPACTQDGCQRETIIKKPCILIMDSLKISYHESIYKLLRDYLHVEWEVRRGTRRDFTVDSMKASHCTVPLQNNSSDCGLYLLQYVESFLQNPVVHFDLPLRLERWFPRQQVWRKREEIRSLVMELHGRQGNGGSSCR is encoded by the exons ATGGCAGTTCCCTTCAAAATCCCCAAGAGAAAACAGCCATCAGAAGCTGACAACATGCACATGCAGTCCCCTCTCTCACGTCTCCGGGATACCTCCAGCCCATTCGAG ACAAGCTGGTGCAATGGCTCTTCAAATGGAAAAAGGCCTGAACAGGTTGGCTCTCTGAATGGACACATCCCCAGAGCAGGGAAACAGAG caCTCCTAACCGGCTACTTCTGAGGGATGTCTGTGAAGCGCGTCTTGGACCTGGCCAATCGGACAAATGGACCTCCAGCCAGTCAACAGGCTTCCAGAGACCAGCTCAGACCCCAGAACATCATCCACCGTCCAGAACACCTCACATCCAATCAAGCCCTgtgacatcatcatcaacacacaaAGCTGAACAAAGACTCCCAGCAGCCTCTCCTCCCTGCTTCAAAAATGG ATGGCGCCCTAAGAGGGCATCAGACACACTGTGTCGGGACAAGAATCAAGAGACTGGGTGTGTGTCGCCACTGCTCAAGACGCGCCGTGCAGAGTTCAGTG GAGATTCCCAAATGTCTGTGAGATGCAGCCCAGTGCAGTCGGAGCAGGATTCTGCATCAGAACCATCTCCAGAAAGAGAGGTGGACAGTTCCTCAAAGACGGACGAcaggctctctgtctccccaggaGACTCAACATGGAGGAGACATGACTCTGGGATGAATGGATCTCCTCCACAAAACACAGAG aaggaggggaagggaagTTCAGGATCACTGCAGAAACAGATCAAGAGGACTAGTGGTTCACCAGGGACGGGCCCCAGGGGAAGTGTCCCTGTCCCAGCAGGCCACCGAAGCCAGAGCCCAGATAGTGACGACCCTCCCGACCGCCCCTTGATGTCAGGGGCCAGAGGTGCATCCACAGGGTCCCCGAGACACCCCCTCTCCGCTGTGGCTTCAGTGACCCAGGCCACACAGGAGAAACGGTTTTCCTTTAGCAGGCCTCCCCTACGGGCTAAcctcacagacagagagagcagacctCCCCTCCGGGCTAAcctcacagacagagagagcaggccTCCCCTCCGGGCTAAcctcacagacagagagagcaggccTCCCCTCCGGGCTAAcctcacagacagagagagcaggccTCCCCTACGGGCtaacctcacagagagagagaggaggcctccAACCaagtgtctctccctccatctcaggCTGAGGAGGCCCAAGCCCACTTCCACAGAACCTA ttgtGCTTTCcagtgaggatgaggaggacatGGATGATGAAGAAGAGTGCCCCAGGCTGAAGACCCCACAACAGAGCCCCAGGCAAGGCCAACCCACCCCAGAGGAACATGTACCCAAACAG GCTGTGGTTGGAGAGAAGGTCACAGGGTCACAGAGCGTATCGGAGCACCAACCTGGCAGCACACAGCCACTGCCTCCTATCATGGAACTGTCCTTCTCTACACTGCACGCTGGGGTGGTCCGAGCGCAGGCCAATGGAAACCTGGTG GTAACAGATGATGGCATCACTCTACCGCTGAAAG ATTCCAGGGTGTCATCCGAGGAGGAGGGGGGACTGTCGGTGAGCCTGGTGGCGTCCCAGCTCAGAGGGTACGCGGTGTGGGACGGGGGTCTAGCGCAAGACGGGAGTCTCTTCCAGGGTTGTCCCGGCCGAGCGGCCCCCTCCCTGCTCTTCCTCTGGGTGTCTGAGGCCCAGGCCAACCTGGTACAGACAGAGCTCTCAGCCCTCCACCCCGTTACACTGCCTG GTCAGGCCTGTCCATTCCTCCTCCTGGTCCTAAGAGAACAGCTAGGTGATCTGCAGGCTGCTCTGCTAGCCTCCATGCTGGATGTAGAGGCCTTCCGTCAGGGCCGCTCCTACGACCTGAAGAGTCCCCTGTCCTGGGCAGACGGCCTGGCACTGATACACAGCTGTCCCCAGGACGCCCACCTCCTCACCCTGCTGGGGCAGAGCCTGCTGGCAGACCCCAGCCTGGGGACAGCAAAG GGGAGCCCCAGTCGGACCAGAGGGAACCACAGAAGCAGAGAGCCTTACTCCAGACTCAAGGGCCTGCTGCCCACCAG GTTGATCCAGTACCCACCACTCCCTTCTAAAGGAGGAATCACCGTGACAACAGAGGACCTAGACTGTCTGGACAGTGGCCAGTTCCTCAATGATGTCATCATCGACTTCTACCTTAA GTATCTTCTCCTGGAGCGGGCCCCGGGGCCCCTGGCAGAGAGATGTCATGTCTTCAGCAGCTTCTTCTACAAGCAGCTGACCCGCCGGGACACGTCCCTGGAGGAGGAGGCTGCCATTCC aGCCAGGGACAGGAGACACCAGAGGGTGAGGACGTGGACCCGCCATGTTGACATCTTCAACAAGGACTACCTGTTTGTGCCGGTCAATCACAA AGCCCACTGGTACCTTGTGGTGATCTGTTTCCCTGGCCTGGAGCAGGCCCAGCATGAGGAGTGGTCTGGCCTAGCTGGAGTGGAGGCCAATGGGGGGAAGAGGAAATGCCAGCCCCAGGCTTCAACTGGGCCTTCTCCAGAAGCCAGCAACCCCAAACTGCAGAACGGAGCAG GTGGAACAGGTGGAGACAGTGGGAAACCTACATTGAGGACCCACAACCCACCA GCGTGTACCCAAGATGGTTGTCAGAGGGAGACCATCATTAAGAA ACCCTGCATTCTCATCATGGACTCCCTGAAGATCTCTTACCATGAGAGCATCTATAAGCTCTTGCGGGA TTACCTACATGTAGAGTGGGAGGTGCGTAGAGGAACACGCAGAGACTTCACTGTAGACAGTATGAAGGCTTCCCACTGTACAGTCCCTCTACAGAACAACAGCAGCGACTGTGGCCTCTACCTCCTGCAGTACGTGGAGAGCTTTCTGCAG AACCCAGTGGTGCACTTTGACCTCCCCCTGCGTTTGGAG